From Candidatus Woesearchaeota archaeon, one genomic window encodes:
- the argS gene encoding arginine--tRNA ligase, translated as MTSQRYVLQECRKKILDGIVNGLVATSDDQEKAERMQQFDTLLLYQRRPAFGDFSLPVNTLSEQYGGLEPRHIAEMIRDSIVLPLHIKKEVKGGFLNFFVDREYLAEKALGEVFQLRDQYGTARDGKQETVIVEYSSPNYGKELHIGHIRSTVVGDVVSRVLKANGYTIIRINYPGDTGGHMDKVLVGLQEWYGGKLPDDPREAIKLMGNAYVAFEQAAGDTTNQDDGEKKEQRAALLKKTAATHKKIEDNDPKTCSLWERVCKLSREAHAITYEKLDIAFDITQAASSVSTKGKELVTAALEQGVALEYNGAVSIVLNKDHYLKIRSSDGNAVYATLDLGAAVSRAEEFNFDRMIYVVGFEQSAYFDKLFRALELLGYKQAKQCKHLATGHLVLEEGKMSSRQGNVVLLEDVLTMAVEQAKNVMREKNIREKDVQGAEDNIEEIAQAIGIGALKYFVLAKDPSSSITYNEQQAFNLKGKSAPFAQYAYASANSILQKVDYSKLVTAYVKLSRQIVEDSGQTPTMNFTTEVESDLIKKIADFPVVIQEVGTSLKLQSLTEYVHELATAFNRFYQETDAIVREQDILLKYSRVELVRGFQQTMKNALGILGIKVIEKM; from the coding sequence ATGACATCTCAAAGATATGTTTTACAGGAATGTCGAAAGAAAATATTGGATGGTATTGTAAATGGGCTTGTTGCAACGAGTGATGATCAAGAAAAAGCTGAGAGAATGCAGCAGTTTGATACCTTATTACTTTACCAACGAAGACCTGCATTTGGCGATTTTTCATTGCCCGTTAATACCTTGTCTGAGCAGTATGGTGGTTTAGAACCTCGACATATTGCAGAAATGATACGAGATTCAATCGTGTTACCCTTGCATATCAAAAAAGAAGTAAAAGGTGGGTTCTTAAATTTCTTTGTCGACAGAGAATATCTTGCTGAAAAAGCACTTGGTGAAGTATTTCAATTACGTGACCAATATGGAACTGCTCGAGATGGTAAACAAGAAACAGTTATTGTAGAATATTCATCTCCAAACTACGGAAAAGAGCTTCATATTGGTCATATTCGTTCAACCGTTGTAGGTGACGTTGTCTCACGTGTTCTGAAAGCAAATGGGTATACTATAATCAGAATAAACTATCCTGGAGATACCGGCGGACATATGGATAAAGTTCTCGTCGGTTTGCAAGAATGGTATGGCGGAAAACTTCCAGATGATCCGCGAGAAGCAATAAAGCTTATGGGCAATGCTTATGTTGCATTTGAACAGGCAGCAGGAGATACTACTAATCAAGATGATGGAGAGAAGAAAGAGCAAAGAGCTGCACTGCTCAAAAAAACAGCAGCAACGCATAAAAAAATAGAAGATAATGATCCTAAGACTTGTTCACTTTGGGAACGTGTTTGTAAACTCAGCAGGGAAGCCCATGCAATCACCTATGAAAAATTAGATATTGCATTTGATATTACACAGGCAGCATCGTCAGTATCAACCAAAGGAAAAGAACTTGTTACTGCTGCTTTAGAACAAGGTGTTGCTTTAGAATATAATGGTGCAGTTTCAATAGTTCTCAACAAAGATCACTATTTAAAGATTAGAAGTAGTGATGGTAATGCGGTTTATGCAACGCTCGATTTAGGAGCAGCAGTGTCACGAGCTGAAGAATTTAATTTTGATAGAATGATTTATGTCGTTGGATTCGAACAAAGTGCTTATTTCGATAAGCTCTTCAGAGCCTTGGAGCTTCTTGGTTATAAACAAGCAAAACAATGCAAGCATCTTGCAACAGGACACCTTGTTTTAGAAGAAGGAAAAATGTCATCACGTCAAGGAAATGTCGTACTTCTTGAAGATGTTTTAACCATGGCAGTTGAACAAGCAAAGAACGTGATGAGAGAGAAAAATATTCGAGAGAAGGATGTTCAAGGAGCAGAAGACAACATTGAAGAAATTGCACAAGCAATTGGTATAGGTGCATTAAAATATTTTGTTCTAGCAAAAGATCCTTCTTCTTCAATCACCTATAATGAACAACAAGCATTTAATCTTAAAGGGAAATCTGCACCATTTGCACAATATGCCTATGCAAGTGCGAATTCTATCCTGCAAAAAGTAGATTATTCAAAACTTGTAACCGCATATGTTAAGCTCTCACGCCAAATTGTAGAGGATTCAGGGCAAACGCCAACCATGAACTTTACAACCGAGGTAGAAAGTGATCTCATAAAAAAAATCGCTGACTTTCCTGTTGTTATTCAGGAAGTTGGAACGTCATTGAAATTACAGTCCTTAACAGAATATGTTCATGAACTTGCAACAGCATTTAATCGTTTTTATCAGGAAACTGATGCGATAGTTAGAGAACAGGATATTCTCTTAAAATATTCACGTGTTGAATTAGTACGTGGATTTCAACAAACCATGAAGAATGCGCTTGGGATTTTAGGTATTAAAGTTATAGAAAAGATGTGA
- a CDS encoding Lrp/AsnC family transcriptional regulator gives MLTTEEQRIIAHLRKDSRASLVAMSEETNIPQSTIYDKLHDLEQSVIKKHTCLLNYKQLGYAIEVKMALKIGEVTDQNGKRSKEDMIQFLKQHKQINSAFHINSTFDFFIECIFRDYSEMFSFINELKEKFNIEKQELYHVLHEIKHEEFLTTI, from the coding sequence ATGTTAACAACAGAAGAACAAAGAATTATTGCTCATCTGCGAAAAGATAGTCGTGCATCATTAGTCGCGATGAGTGAAGAAACTAATATCCCTCAATCAACTATTTATGATAAACTTCATGATTTAGAACAATCAGTTATCAAGAAGCATACCTGTTTGTTGAATTATAAACAACTTGGTTATGCGATTGAGGTTAAAATGGCGCTAAAAATAGGTGAGGTAACTGATCAAAATGGGAAACGATCAAAAGAGGATATGATTCAATTTTTGAAACAACATAAGCAGATTAACAGTGCATTTCATATCAATAGCACGTTTGATTTTTTTATTGAATGTATATTTCGAGATTACAGTGAAATGTTCAGTTTTATCAATGAATTAAAAGAGAAATTTAACATTGAGAAACAAGAATTGTATCATGTTCTTCATGAAATTAAACATGAAGAATTTTTAACAACGATATAA
- a CDS encoding AbrB/MazE/SpoVT family DNA-binding domain-containing protein: MKRKINRVGVNTLTVSLPSEWVTKHHLNAGDELVVYPEHDRIAFSINEQKSQNKEITLVINDMSRQTVSKYLTTLYIHNFSKIVLTYESNEIYDNKNEKNISIKNTIRVLSHRFIGMEIVSQTNKKTELSCFILNQDQNLEVIEKRIYHLLHETINELLEAIDNDYNSFHATIYDHHDNIIKFMYYYLRMVDISDNSEDQKKVLFTFYMKLDYIIDKIRHLSEKIQEYGCTEKVKKILKEIFDFYFQGFIIMYKGIISEEWITKRYQLVKKIKKTALTLEEYNVISEIKILLDTMNNFHEVIMVRKAEQLLTNH; the protein is encoded by the coding sequence ATGAAACGTAAAATTAATCGAGTTGGGGTTAATACATTGACGGTTAGTTTGCCAAGCGAATGGGTTACCAAGCACCATTTAAATGCAGGTGATGAATTAGTAGTATATCCAGAGCATGATCGTATCGCGTTCTCGATTAATGAACAGAAATCACAAAATAAAGAAATAACGCTTGTTATTAATGATATGTCTCGACAGACAGTTTCAAAATATTTAACAACCCTTTATATTCATAATTTTAGTAAAATAGTATTAACGTATGAAAGCAACGAAATATATGATAATAAAAATGAAAAAAATATTTCGATAAAAAATACCATACGTGTTTTAAGCCATCGTTTTATTGGTATGGAAATTGTTTCTCAAACCAACAAAAAAACTGAATTATCATGCTTTATTCTTAATCAAGATCAAAATCTCGAAGTTATTGAAAAAAGAATTTATCATTTGCTTCATGAAACTATCAATGAACTCTTGGAGGCAATAGATAACGATTACAACAGTTTTCATGCTACTATTTATGATCACCATGATAATATTATTAAATTTATGTACTATTATCTCAGAATGGTAGATATATCAGATAACAGTGAAGACCAAAAAAAGGTTTTATTTACTTTTTATATGAAACTCGATTATATTATTGATAAAATACGGCATCTCAGTGAAAAAATACAAGAATACGGTTGCACAGAAAAAGTAAAGAAAATTTTAAAAGAAATATTCGACTTTTATTTTCAAGGGTTCATAATTATGTATAAAGGAATCATATCTGAGGAGTGGATAACAAAAAGATATCAATTAGTTAAAAAAATAAAAAAGACAGCGTTGACTCTTGAAGAATACAATGTTATCTCAGAGATTAAAATTTTGCTTGACACGATGAATAATTTCCATGAAGTTATTATGGTAAGAAAAGCTGAACAGCTTTTAACTAATCACTGA